The DNA region GGCTACTACAAATTAAATTGTATCGATAAAACAGTATTTGATAGTTTTTTAAAGAGATTCTATGAAGCTTGGGAATATCCAGAGGAACATAAGCCAGTATCAGTAAAGGTACAAAAGGAATTTATAAGAGTAGATTTAAATGATGGTTCATGGCTTCACGTGAAACCTAATGGAGAGTGGTATTGAGGGGAGGTGATGAACTTGAATAAATATCAAAAGGTTATTTCAAAGATTGTAAAAGATGATATGAATGCTAGATTTGTAAGAGCATCTTTTAGAGAAATAAGAACAGAGGTTAGAGATTTTGTAAAGCTAATGAATTATGACTTTAATGAATTAGTTGAACATAAGAACAGAAGTAAAGAGATGAACATTATTTTTTCTAAATTCAATAAAAGGAAGGTGTCGTAAATGCCAATTAAAGTGGAAATTCCAACTCATAAGGATGCTCTTATTAAGCAGATCAAGGCTCTTGAATATAAAATTGAACATGATACCAACAAGAGAGCCAGGGAGATACACCAGGATGCCTATAATGCACTGATGGAGGAATATTTGAATGAGGAATAAAATAGAACAACTTAGAGCAGAACTTCATGAATACATTGAAAAATATGGATTTCTAGATCAAAGGACTATTGAAAAATCTCAAGAATTGGACAAGCTAATTTTATCAGAACAAATAAAAAAGAGCTCTTAGAAAAAGAGCCAATAATAAAATAACCTAGACTCATTCTACTATGGAATGAGAAAAAAATCAAACGGAGGTAAGAAAAGTGAGTAATTTAATAATTTTAAAAAATCTTCATCTTAAGAATTTTAAGGGAATTAAAGAATTAAATTTCACCTTTGACAGAATAACAAATATCTATGGAGACAATGGAACTGGGAAAACTTCAATATTTGACGCATTTACATGGCTGCTGTTTGATAAAGACAGTCAGGATAGAACAGCATTTGAAATTAAGACCCTAGATTCAAAAGGTGAAGCAATTCATGGATTAGAACATCAGGTAACTGGAACTCTTGAAGTAGATGGCAAAAATGTAATCCTATCTAAGATACTTAAAGAAAAATGGACTAAAAGAAGAGGAGAAGCAGAAAGACACCTCACTGGTCATGAAACTTTATATTATATCAATGAGGTACCAGTAAAACAATCAGAATACAAATCTAAAATAGCCAGCATTATTGATGAAAGTCTTTTTAAATTAATAAGCAATCCAACATATTTCAGTATGAACTTGAAGTGGCAGGATAGGAGACAAACAATTTTAAATATTATTGGAGATATTGATTGGAATAGAGTTATCACTTATAATCCTGAACTTAAAGCTCTTGTGCCTGCATTAAATGATATGGATATAGATACTCTTAAGAAATCTATTGCAGCAAGGAAAAGGAAGTTAAATGATGATATAAAGTCAATTCCCTATAGGATAGATGAATGCAATAACTCAATAAAAGAAATAGACTTTGATGCCTTGGAATTTAGAAAGCGTGTAGCAATTGGTGAAATGAAAAATGCAGATGAACAACTATTGGATACCAGCAAAGTTAATGACTCTCTTCTCGCTGAAAAGGATGAGCTATATTCTCTTAAAGATAAAATGAAGGATATTGAGTACAACGCAAAAATTGAAGCTGAAAATCCTAGGAAACTGCTTAAAGAAAGTATATATAATATCCATGATAAAAAATTAAAAATTGATAGAGAAATTAAATTAACAGATATATCTATAGATGCTAAGAAAAAAGCAGTAGAAGATTTCCAAAATGAAATGAATAAATTAAGAACTGGATATAAGAACGTTGCAGCTGAAGAGTTTGAGTTCCCTGAAGATCAAACAATATGCCCTTTATGCAAAAGACCTTTTGATGAAGAACATATTGAAGAGACGAGAAAGACTTTGGAAGAAAACTTTAATATTAATAAGGCTGAAAAATTGAAAAAAATCAATCAACAGGGTAAATCAATGAAAGATAAAGTTGAAGTTCTTAAT from Clostridium pasteurianum BC1 includes:
- a CDS encoding aspartyl-phosphate phosphatase Spo0E family protein, which produces MRNKIEQLRAELHEYIEKYGFLDQRTIEKSQELDKLILSEQIKKSS
- a CDS encoding AAA family ATPase, which gives rise to MSNLIILKNLHLKNFKGIKELNFTFDRITNIYGDNGTGKTSIFDAFTWLLFDKDSQDRTAFEIKTLDSKGEAIHGLEHQVTGTLEVDGKNVILSKILKEKWTKRRGEAERHLTGHETLYYINEVPVKQSEYKSKIASIIDESLFKLISNPTYFSMNLKWQDRRQTILNIIGDIDWNRVITYNPELKALVPALNDMDIDTLKKSIAARKRKLNDDIKSIPYRIDECNNSIKEIDFDALEFRKRVAIGEMKNADEQLLDTSKVNDSLLAEKDELYSLKDKMKDIEYNAKIEAENPRKLLKESIYNIHDKKLKIDREIKLTDISIDAKKKAVEDFQNEMNKLRTGYKNVAAEEFEFPEDQTICPLCKRPFDEEHIEETRKTLEENFNINKAEKLKKINQQGKSMKDKVEVLNTDVQELNEKSMILSAQALEIVADLNETEDKYQNFKPELNLESNIEYQELKSQIEQLELKLSQPKELNNQVNDLKDRKKKLQQELEDINTQLSYKEQNEKMKERVAELTDQESALAQQIAQLEGQEFLCENFIKTKVELLENSINEKFKFVSFKLFNTLVNGAVEECCEALIHGVPFSNANKASQINAGLDIINALCNHYGVEAPVFIDNRESINEILDINSQIINLVVSQDKKLKVSNIQGEVA